A window of the Geomonas agri genome harbors these coding sequences:
- the hfq gene encoding RNA chaperone Hfq, whose product MPKTPFNIQDQYLNQSRKERVKVLVQLMSGEKLEGHIKSFDNFSVLMEVHGDILIYKHAICSITSVDGVFRLHQ is encoded by the coding sequence ATGCCTAAAACGCCTTTTAACATCCAGGACCAGTACCTCAACCAGTCTCGCAAGGAGCGTGTAAAGGTCTTGGTGCAGCTCATGTCCGGTGAAAAACTGGAAGGGCATATCAAGTCGTTCGATAACTTCTCCGTTCTTATGGAAGTGCACGGTGATATCCTCATCTATAAGCACGCGATCTGCAGCATCACTTCCGTAGATGGCGTTTTCCGACTGCACCAGTAG
- a CDS encoding D-alanyl-D-alanine carboxypeptidase family protein: MKIFSSITTCLLAAVIIGLALPQQTAARSYHPATSYLVKVNGQVFRQQNAGIRRAPASLTKMMTALIVMERCNLNDVVVVSRGAARETGSRIGLRRGEKFRVRDLLAATLIASANDACRALADHACGNQTDFVVQMNARARALGLENTHFANACGHDSRGLYSNAHDLARIAEKAMQLPQFAKIVARHDMRITTLDGRRSYYLRNINRLIGRYPGAIGVKTGTTPNAGQCLVALAQREDTRVLLVIMHSRNRWGAAPELLDAAFAASSPRRTPRRPAEPTTPARREDEASPEGTVVPDQE; this comes from the coding sequence ATGAAAATTTTCTCATCCATCACAACTTGTCTTCTTGCAGCAGTTATCATCGGCCTCGCCCTTCCGCAGCAAACCGCTGCGCGCTCCTACCACCCCGCCACGAGCTACCTGGTAAAGGTCAACGGCCAGGTATTCCGCCAGCAAAATGCTGGTATCCGCCGGGCTCCGGCCAGCCTCACCAAGATGATGACGGCCCTAATTGTCATGGAGCGCTGCAACCTGAATGACGTAGTAGTGGTCAGCCGCGGGGCAGCGCGCGAGACCGGCAGCAGAATCGGACTGCGACGCGGCGAGAAATTCCGGGTGCGCGACCTGCTGGCGGCCACGCTGATTGCATCCGCCAACGACGCCTGCCGTGCCCTCGCCGATCACGCCTGTGGCAATCAAACCGATTTCGTGGTACAGATGAACGCCCGGGCTCGGGCGCTGGGCCTGGAAAACACCCACTTCGCCAACGCATGCGGCCACGACAGCAGGGGCCTCTATTCGAACGCACACGACCTGGCGCGCATCGCGGAGAAGGCGATGCAACTGCCGCAGTTTGCGAAGATCGTGGCCAGGCACGACATGCGCATCACCACGCTCGATGGCAGGCGCAGTTATTATTTGAGAAACATAAACAGGCTGATAGGACGGTATCCAGGGGCTATTGGTGTAAAAACGGGAACCACGCCCAACGCAGGCCAATGCCTGGTCGCCCTGGCACAGCGCGAAGACACCAGGGTCCTCCTGGTGATCATGCACTCCAGGAACAGGTGGGGGGCCGCACCGGAACTGCTCGACGCTGCCTTTGCGGCCTCGTCCCCGCGTCGCACCCCGCGGAGACCTGCTGAACCGACCACGCCAGCAAGGAGAGAAGATGAAGCATCACCGGAAGGAACTGTGGTTCCAGATCAAGAGTAG
- a CDS encoding ABC transporter permease subunit (The N-terminal region of this protein, as described by TIGR01726, is a three transmembrane segment that identifies a subfamily of ABC transporter permease subunits, which specificities that include histidine, arginine, glutamine, glutamate, L-cystine (sic), the opines (in Agrobacterium) octopine and nopaline, etc.), with the protein MKFFTGRVVKRAILLFSCLLLLLASVSFAKDYDQLFTDANDAMAQGDLPAAIALLKKVEFEKGDESGAFVRSRMQIARLQFALKDMEQASSAAKEVLAVYPDNSEALNFLASVKQEQTPRYKVFVQDCLRFLPQLLKGAVMTITLVVCIILISPLGGLLIALGRISTFKPVSAICWFFIWLFRGTPLLLQLFFIYYGLPSLGITFKPFTAAILGLGLNYSAYLGEIIRGGIQSIEHGQMEAAKAIGMSYWQAMRRVIIPQTYKRLMPPIGNEFIALIKDTALVSTIAMVELMRSADQMFNAYFNVTALILAALIYLLFTTIFTFVFEKIEVRAGIYENR; encoded by the coding sequence ATGAAATTTTTTACCGGCAGGGTCGTCAAAAGAGCGATCCTGCTTTTTTCATGCTTGCTGTTACTCCTAGCCTCGGTCAGCTTCGCCAAGGATTACGATCAGCTCTTCACCGACGCCAACGACGCAATGGCACAGGGGGATCTTCCCGCCGCCATCGCCCTGCTCAAGAAGGTTGAGTTCGAAAAGGGTGACGAAAGCGGCGCCTTCGTCAGGAGCAGGATGCAGATCGCGAGGCTGCAATTCGCCCTAAAGGACATGGAGCAGGCAAGCTCCGCAGCGAAGGAAGTCCTGGCGGTCTACCCTGACAACAGTGAGGCGCTCAACTTCCTCGCCTCGGTCAAGCAGGAGCAAACGCCGCGCTACAAGGTTTTCGTCCAAGACTGCCTCCGCTTCCTGCCGCAGTTGCTGAAAGGGGCGGTGATGACCATCACTCTGGTGGTCTGCATCATCCTGATTTCGCCCCTTGGTGGCCTGCTCATCGCGCTCGGGCGCATCAGTACTTTCAAGCCGGTGTCGGCGATCTGTTGGTTCTTCATCTGGCTCTTCCGCGGCACTCCGCTACTGCTGCAGCTCTTCTTCATCTACTACGGACTCCCGTCCCTGGGAATCACCTTCAAACCCTTCACCGCCGCCATCCTTGGCCTTGGCCTGAACTACTCGGCCTACCTGGGCGAGATCATCCGCGGCGGCATTCAGAGCATCGAGCACGGTCAGATGGAGGCAGCCAAGGCCATCGGCATGAGCTATTGGCAGGCGATGCGCCGGGTCATCATCCCGCAGACCTACAAGCGGCTCATGCCCCCTATCGGCAACGAGTTCATCGCCCTCATCAAGGACACCGCGCTCGTTTCCACCATCGCCATGGTAGAGCTCATGCGCTCCGCCGACCAGATGTTCAACGCCTATTTCAACGTGACCGCGCTGATCCTGGCGGCGCTCATCTACCTGCTGTTCACCACCATCTTCACCTTCGTCTTCGAAAAGATCGAGGTTCGGGCCGGCATCTATGAAAACCGCTAA
- a CDS encoding DUF512 domain-containing protein — protein sequence MSGLTIDKIMPGSIAEELELQPGDRLLSVNGHALRDVIDYNYFAADDELELEVEKADGELWELEVEREEGEPLGISFQAPAPARCGNNCVFCFVHQLPRGLRGPLYVKDEDYRLSFLYGNYVTMANIGRAELDRIKEQRLSPLYISVHATDAALREKLLGKNGILPILDVMRELAEARITMHTQVVLCPGWNDGEAFARTVVDLAALYPWVASLAVVPVGLTEHRQNLPALAPVTKEFAADFIAKWYPESRRLEERLGAPFLFLADEFYIKGDVPFPELENYGDLPQLENGVGMIPLFLSEAEQVLQEAEALKPGKLTVVTGESPYRYLSDFLKQLSGATGVTMQPVAVRNRLFGPTVTVTGLVCGADVVAALQGLELGDLVLVPDVMLKEGEGVFLDDLTLEAVEQQLGTEVLVVESTPYGIYDALMQRLG from the coding sequence ATGTCAGGACTGACTATCGATAAAATAATGCCCGGCAGCATCGCCGAAGAACTGGAACTCCAGCCGGGGGACCGGCTGCTGTCGGTGAACGGGCATGCCTTGCGGGACGTCATCGATTACAACTATTTTGCGGCCGACGACGAGCTGGAACTGGAAGTAGAAAAGGCCGACGGCGAGCTCTGGGAACTCGAGGTCGAACGGGAAGAGGGGGAGCCCCTGGGCATCTCCTTTCAGGCACCGGCGCCGGCGCGCTGCGGCAACAACTGCGTCTTTTGCTTCGTGCACCAGTTGCCCCGCGGGCTGCGTGGCCCCCTCTACGTGAAGGACGAAGATTATCGCCTCTCCTTTCTCTACGGCAACTACGTGACCATGGCCAACATCGGCCGGGCCGAGCTGGACCGCATCAAGGAACAGCGGCTCTCCCCGCTCTACATCTCCGTACATGCCACCGATGCGGCGCTGCGCGAGAAGCTTTTGGGCAAAAACGGCATCCTCCCGATCCTGGACGTGATGCGGGAGCTGGCGGAGGCGCGCATCACCATGCACACCCAGGTCGTGCTCTGCCCCGGCTGGAACGACGGGGAGGCCTTCGCCCGCACCGTGGTGGATCTGGCCGCCCTGTACCCGTGGGTGGCATCGCTGGCGGTGGTGCCGGTGGGGTTGACCGAGCACAGGCAGAACCTGCCGGCCCTGGCCCCGGTCACCAAGGAGTTCGCTGCCGACTTCATAGCCAAGTGGTACCCTGAGTCCCGGCGGCTGGAAGAGCGCTTGGGTGCTCCCTTCCTGTTCCTCGCCGACGAGTTCTACATCAAGGGCGATGTGCCGTTTCCGGAGCTGGAGAATTACGGCGACCTGCCGCAGTTGGAGAACGGCGTCGGCATGATCCCGCTGTTTCTCTCTGAGGCGGAGCAGGTGCTCCAGGAGGCCGAGGCTCTGAAGCCGGGGAAACTGACGGTTGTCACCGGCGAATCCCCCTACCGCTATCTCTCAGACTTCCTCAAACAGCTCTCTGGGGCGACCGGGGTTACTATGCAGCCGGTGGCGGTGCGCAACAGGCTCTTCGGACCTACGGTCACGGTCACCGGGCTTGTGTGCGGGGCCGACGTCGTGGCCGCCCTGCAGGGGCTGGAACTGGGAGACTTGGTGCTCGTGCCTGACGTGATGCTGAAGGAGGGGGAAGGGGTGTTCCTGGACGACCTGACCCTGGAGGCAGTAGAACAGCAGCTGGGAACGGAGGTCCTGGTCGTGGAGTCCACTCCCTACGGGATTTACGACGCCCTGATGCAAAGGCTGGGGTAA
- the mutL gene encoding DNA mismatch repair endonuclease MutL translates to MATKIRILPENLTNKIAAGEVVERPASVAKELVENALDAGSKEVVVEIESGGRRLIRVTDSGSGMSREDALLALERHATSKIASDEDLFALSTLGFRGEALPSVASVSRLTISTRTSDSLEGTEIYVEGGRIKEVKECGMAPGTVIAVRNLFFNTPARLKFMKSADTEGGHVGELLTRLAISRPDVRFTYKNEGKTVFRALDADLKERVATLLGRSIASFLYPVSYEEPGGVRVTGLVAAPECSRSAASHLYTYINGRFIRDKVVQHAILQAYRNFLERGRYPVVAVFIDIAAGEVDVNVHPTKHEVRFREQGKVHDAIQYAVESVLKQTPWLKRAAVPVSAASTAPGAQLTESVTGVATASRSTSAHSGLALTCAPKDTPPHVGVSSAAPAAKATQEPELPVEALASSVSEAKVAEIRELLVGYQPKPQPALRPHYHFEAPARKTEEPPAPPSSAEPAIQSTTEEPEPVFRRESEAPGYFSSLAVIGQFNASYILCQRGTDLVLIDQHAAHERVAFEKLKAEFAGKEVDSQGLLFPETLELSFRESAVLRENLEELRRLGFSFEEFGGNTWLLNGVPQLLSGTDYLRTIRDILEELSSLSRSRTFTDIQEDLLARIACHSVVRGRRTLTAQEISALFRQMDETDFSSNCPHGRPVMQTLTLIEVEKMFKRL, encoded by the coding sequence GTGGCAACTAAAATACGAATACTTCCTGAGAACCTGACCAACAAGATCGCCGCCGGGGAGGTGGTGGAACGCCCCGCCTCCGTGGCAAAGGAACTGGTGGAGAATGCGCTGGACGCGGGCTCAAAAGAGGTCGTGGTCGAGATCGAGTCTGGGGGCAGGCGGCTCATCAGGGTGACCGATTCCGGTAGTGGCATGTCGCGTGAGGACGCACTTTTGGCGCTCGAGCGCCATGCCACCAGCAAGATCGCTAGTGACGAGGACCTCTTCGCCCTGTCCACCCTCGGTTTCCGTGGAGAGGCGCTGCCATCGGTGGCCTCGGTGTCCCGTCTTACCATTTCCACCCGTACCAGCGACAGCCTGGAGGGGACGGAGATCTACGTGGAGGGGGGGCGCATCAAGGAGGTCAAGGAGTGCGGCATGGCTCCGGGGACGGTCATCGCCGTGCGCAACCTCTTCTTCAACACGCCGGCGCGGCTCAAGTTCATGAAAAGCGCGGATACCGAAGGGGGGCACGTAGGGGAGTTGCTGACGCGGCTGGCCATCTCCCGCCCCGATGTCCGCTTCACCTACAAGAATGAGGGTAAGACAGTGTTCCGGGCCCTCGACGCTGACCTGAAGGAACGGGTGGCGACGCTGCTCGGCCGCTCCATAGCCTCTTTTCTCTATCCGGTCTCTTATGAGGAGCCGGGGGGCGTACGGGTAACTGGCCTGGTGGCCGCGCCGGAGTGCAGCCGTAGCGCCGCCAGCCATCTCTACACCTATATCAACGGCCGCTTCATCCGTGACAAGGTGGTGCAGCACGCCATCCTCCAGGCCTACCGGAACTTCTTGGAGCGCGGCCGTTATCCGGTTGTCGCCGTCTTCATCGACATCGCCGCCGGTGAAGTCGATGTCAACGTCCATCCGACCAAACACGAGGTGAGATTCCGCGAACAGGGGAAGGTGCACGACGCCATCCAGTATGCGGTGGAAAGCGTGCTGAAGCAGACCCCGTGGCTGAAGCGGGCAGCCGTGCCGGTTTCGGCTGCTTCGACAGCCCCGGGTGCACAGCTGACGGAAAGCGTCACCGGTGTTGCCACTGCTTCCCGCAGCACGTCCGCGCACTCTGGTCTCGCCCTGACATGCGCGCCCAAGGATACACCGCCTCATGTTGGCGTGTCTTCTGCTGCCCCGGCAGCGAAAGCTACACAGGAACCAGAGTTGCCTGTAGAGGCGCTGGCGTCCTCGGTGAGCGAGGCCAAGGTGGCCGAGATCCGCGAACTGCTGGTGGGGTATCAGCCTAAACCCCAGCCGGCGCTGCGCCCCCATTACCACTTTGAGGCACCGGCGCGGAAGACCGAGGAGCCGCCCGCCCCCCCGAGCAGCGCTGAGCCTGCCATTCAATCCACCACGGAAGAGCCAGAGCCGGTTTTCCGGCGGGAAAGCGAGGCGCCGGGTTACTTCTCGTCGCTTGCCGTCATCGGACAGTTCAACGCGTCCTACATTCTCTGCCAGCGGGGCACGGACCTGGTACTGATCGACCAGCACGCAGCACACGAGCGGGTTGCCTTCGAAAAGCTGAAAGCGGAATTCGCCGGCAAGGAGGTGGACAGTCAAGGACTACTTTTCCCGGAAACGCTGGAACTCTCTTTCCGCGAGTCGGCGGTGCTCAGGGAGAATCTTGAGGAACTGCGGCGCCTGGGCTTCTCCTTCGAGGAGTTCGGAGGCAACACCTGGCTTCTGAACGGTGTGCCGCAGCTTCTATCCGGCACTGACTACCTGCGCACCATCCGGGATATCTTGGAGGAGCTCTCCAGCTTGAGCCGCAGCCGGACCTTCACCGACATCCAGGAGGATCTCCTGGCGCGCATCGCCTGCCACAGCGTGGTGCGTGGCCGGCGCACGCTGACAGCCCAGGAGATCTCGGCGCTGTTCAGGCAGATGGACGAGACTGACTTCTCCAGCAACTGCCCGCACGGCAGACCGGTGATGCAGACCCTCACCCTGATCGAAGTGGAGAAGATGTTCAAGCGGTTGTAG
- a CDS encoding amino acid ABC transporter substrate-binding protein produces MKKIWVVLSSLLVLACAVSAFAGDGSFKRVKSQGALTIGLDDAFPPMGYRNDKGQLVGFDIDAAEEVGKRLGIKINWQPTAWDGVIHALNSKKFDCIWNGMTITDERKKEVAFTKPYKMDGQVAVVRFADKKLKKLTDLKGAKVGVQKGSSAVEAVKKLPAAPSEVREYEDNPKALLDLESDRLDTVIIDDATGRDFIAKRPGKFRILPGNITKEPFGVAFRKEDVELREAVQKTLDKMVKDGTMAKISKKWFGEDITNPKKWK; encoded by the coding sequence GTGAAAAAGATCTGGGTTGTCCTGTCGTCTCTGCTTGTCCTTGCCTGTGCCGTCTCTGCCTTTGCCGGCGACGGTTCCTTCAAGAGGGTCAAAAGCCAGGGTGCTCTGACCATCGGTCTCGATGATGCCTTTCCCCCGATGGGCTACCGCAACGACAAGGGGCAGTTGGTCGGCTTCGACATCGATGCAGCTGAAGAAGTGGGCAAGCGTCTCGGCATCAAGATCAACTGGCAGCCGACCGCATGGGACGGCGTCATCCACGCTCTCAACTCCAAAAAGTTCGACTGCATCTGGAACGGTATGACCATCACCGACGAGCGCAAGAAGGAAGTCGCCTTCACCAAGCCGTACAAGATGGACGGCCAGGTCGCCGTGGTCCGTTTCGCTGACAAGAAGCTCAAGAAGCTTACCGACCTGAAAGGCGCCAAGGTAGGCGTTCAGAAGGGTTCCTCCGCCGTCGAGGCCGTCAAGAAGCTTCCGGCTGCTCCCTCCGAAGTGCGTGAGTACGAGGACAACCCGAAGGCGCTGCTGGATCTTGAATCCGACCGTCTCGACACCGTCATCATCGACGACGCTACCGGCCGCGACTTCATCGCCAAGCGCCCGGGCAAGTTCCGCATCCTGCCGGGCAACATCACCAAGGAGCCCTTCGGCGTCGCGTTCCGGAAGGAAGATGTGGAGCTGCGTGAGGCGGTCCAGAAGACCCTCGACAAGATGGTCAAGGACGGCACCATGGCCAAGATCTCCAAGAAGTGGTTCGGCGAGGACATCACCAACCCGAAGAAGTGGAAATAG
- a CDS encoding secondary thiamine-phosphate synthase enzyme YjbQ gives MKHHRKELWFQIKSRRGFVNITPELEATVKESGIREGLLLCNAMHITASVFINDDESGLHQDFEEWLEGLAPEKPHSRYRHNHGEDNGDAHLKRTIMGREVVVAITGGKLDLGPWEQVFYGEFDGLRRKRVLVKIIGE, from the coding sequence ATGAAGCATCACCGGAAGGAACTGTGGTTCCAGATCAAGAGTAGGCGTGGCTTTGTCAACATCACCCCTGAACTTGAGGCAACCGTCAAGGAAAGCGGCATACGGGAAGGGCTCCTGCTATGTAACGCCATGCACATTACTGCCAGCGTTTTCATAAATGATGACGAATCAGGGCTGCACCAGGACTTCGAAGAGTGGCTGGAAGGGCTGGCCCCGGAGAAACCGCACAGCCGGTACCGCCACAACCATGGAGAGGACAACGGGGATGCGCATCTGAAAAGGACCATCATGGGGCGCGAGGTGGTCGTTGCGATTACCGGCGGGAAGTTGGACCTGGGGCCTTGGGAACAGGTTTTCTACGGCGAGTTCGACGGCCTGCGCAGGAAGCGGGTCTTGGTGAAGATCATCGGCGAATAG
- a CDS encoding AAA family ATPase — protein MCKKIFIAATGQHCGKTTISLSLLHLAKKKYARVGFIKPIGPKVFMLDGVEMDMDAALIASIYGMEADRQLMSPVVVGKGYTKKYLSGEIAPEAPLEAVKKACSELEAKNDFLIIEGSGHGGVGSVVGINNAQIARTLDAPVIMVASGGIGCVIDSVQLNLSLFQQQGAEVKLVLVNKLLANKREETLGYLKTFFESRQQNVAGAFDYSPTLANPTLLDLSKLLKLPLQGDQEGKNRIINHIQLGAASSQRVIDTLQDSTLLITTSSRDELIVTASALYNIPAYRRKLAGIVIPGSAPVSAITQRILDDSNIPYLRTSQNTADAFITLTEHVSKITADDKEKIDLIKSTAESVFDFDVIDAMSR, from the coding sequence ATGTGTAAGAAGATTTTCATTGCTGCTACCGGCCAGCATTGTGGCAAGACGACCATCAGTCTGTCACTGCTCCATCTGGCCAAAAAGAAATACGCGCGGGTGGGCTTCATCAAGCCGATCGGCCCCAAGGTTTTCATGCTGGACGGTGTGGAAATGGACATGGACGCGGCGCTGATTGCGTCCATCTACGGCATGGAAGCGGATCGACAGCTCATGTCGCCGGTCGTGGTCGGGAAAGGGTACACCAAGAAGTATCTCTCCGGCGAGATTGCACCGGAGGCACCGCTTGAGGCCGTCAAGAAAGCCTGTAGCGAACTGGAAGCGAAGAACGATTTCCTGATCATCGAAGGGTCCGGTCACGGCGGCGTCGGTTCCGTGGTCGGCATCAACAACGCGCAGATCGCCCGCACCCTCGATGCGCCGGTGATCATGGTGGCTAGCGGCGGCATCGGCTGCGTCATCGATTCGGTGCAGTTGAACCTGTCCCTGTTCCAGCAGCAGGGTGCTGAGGTCAAGCTGGTCCTGGTCAACAAGCTTTTAGCCAACAAGCGCGAGGAGACACTGGGCTACCTGAAAACTTTCTTCGAAAGCCGCCAACAGAACGTAGCCGGCGCCTTCGACTACTCCCCCACGCTCGCAAACCCCACCCTGCTCGACCTCTCCAAGCTGCTGAAGCTGCCGCTGCAGGGGGACCAGGAGGGCAAGAACCGAATCATCAACCACATCCAGTTGGGGGCCGCATCTTCACAGCGCGTCATCGACACACTGCAGGACTCCACGCTGCTGATCACCACGAGCTCCCGTGACGAGTTGATCGTTACGGCGTCGGCCCTGTACAACATCCCGGCCTACCGGCGCAAGCTAGCGGGCATCGTGATCCCCGGGTCGGCGCCGGTGTCGGCGATCACCCAGCGGATTCTGGATGACAGCAATATCCCCTATCTGCGCACTTCGCAGAACACCGCCGACGCCTTCATCACTCTCACCGAGCATGTGTCGAAGATAACGGCGGACGACAAAGAGAAGATCGACCTGATCAAGTCCACCGCCGAGAGCGTCTTCGACTTCGACGTCATCGACGCCATGAGCCGCTAA
- a CDS encoding SpoIIE family protein phosphatase, producing MKQERLRILHLEDDPMDAELVLLTLTSEGLDCEVEVVSRRDEFSVALERGGMDLILADFALPAFDGMTALAMVRQKLPDLPFVFVSGKLGEEAAIESLKSGATDYVLKSRLSRLVPAVQRALTEAQERAKQRQTERDLEVAHAEIEKRAEDYRNLFNSIRDVIVVADHNRTILHVNQPALQDIFGYDSPEVIGQSSGILYADEEDYERTGKEVFDVKAPVKGKLVELHFRRKSGEVFIGELYAMKRLNRFGNVTGNISIFRDISERKKAEADLRESELRRMQLQLELVYAAEIQAKLLPRVYPQIGGFEIAARCLPAKQVGGDFYDWQQVSPTLINLTLGDVMGKGMAAAMLMATVRAALHAVTLYNRPAQAVHLAEKALNEDLENSESFVTLFHAQLDSTTRTISFVDCGHGYVFVRRHGGSVETLNPRGLPLGVQGDEVYQEGAVRLAKGDVMVLYSDGLVDAKPELELTHEALARQLSGKKSAQEMADALIALTDKPDPQPDDITVLVLRGL from the coding sequence ATGAAACAGGAGCGTCTGCGCATACTGCATCTTGAGGATGATCCGATGGATGCGGAACTGGTTCTGCTGACTCTGACCTCGGAAGGGCTGGACTGCGAAGTCGAGGTGGTGTCGAGACGGGACGAGTTCAGTGTCGCCTTGGAGCGCGGCGGCATGGATCTCATTCTCGCCGATTTTGCGCTTCCCGCTTTCGACGGCATGACGGCTTTGGCAATGGTGCGCCAGAAACTGCCCGATCTTCCCTTTGTGTTTGTTTCTGGAAAACTGGGCGAGGAAGCGGCCATTGAGTCGCTCAAAAGCGGTGCAACGGATTATGTCCTGAAGAGTCGTTTGTCGAGGTTGGTCCCGGCGGTACAGCGTGCGCTGACCGAGGCGCAGGAGCGGGCTAAGCAGCGACAAACGGAGCGGGATCTTGAGGTGGCTCACGCGGAGATCGAGAAACGAGCCGAAGATTACCGTAACCTCTTTAACAGTATCCGCGACGTTATTGTCGTCGCCGACCACAACCGCACCATACTGCATGTGAACCAGCCTGCGCTACAGGACATCTTCGGCTATGACTCCCCCGAGGTGATCGGCCAGAGTAGTGGAATTCTCTATGCCGACGAGGAGGATTACGAGCGTACCGGCAAGGAGGTTTTTGACGTCAAAGCCCCGGTGAAGGGAAAGCTGGTGGAACTGCACTTTCGTAGAAAAAGCGGCGAGGTCTTCATCGGCGAGCTTTACGCGATGAAGCGTCTGAATCGCTTCGGCAACGTGACCGGCAACATTTCCATCTTCAGGGATATCAGCGAACGCAAAAAAGCGGAGGCAGATCTAAGGGAGAGCGAGTTGCGCCGCATGCAACTGCAACTGGAACTGGTCTACGCCGCCGAGATCCAGGCCAAACTGCTGCCGCGGGTTTATCCGCAGATCGGCGGCTTCGAAATTGCAGCCCGCTGCCTCCCCGCCAAACAGGTCGGCGGGGACTTCTACGACTGGCAGCAGGTGTCGCCAACACTCATCAACCTGACACTTGGCGACGTGATGGGGAAGGGGATGGCCGCCGCCATGCTGATGGCCACCGTCAGGGCCGCCCTCCATGCCGTCACCCTCTACAATCGCCCGGCCCAGGCGGTGCACCTGGCTGAGAAAGCGCTTAACGAGGATCTGGAGAACTCCGAAAGCTTCGTGACGCTCTTCCATGCTCAATTGGATTCAACAACGCGGACAATCTCTTTCGTTGACTGTGGCCATGGCTACGTCTTTGTCAGGCGCCATGGCGGTTCCGTGGAGACCCTCAACCCACGAGGATTGCCGTTGGGCGTGCAGGGAGACGAGGTGTACCAAGAGGGGGCGGTGCGGCTGGCCAAGGGCGATGTGATGGTTCTGTACAGTGATGGGCTGGTCGACGCGAAGCCGGAACTAGAACTCACCCACGAGGCGCTGGCCAGGCAGCTTTCTGGGAAGAAGAGCGCCCAGGAAATGGCGGACGCCTTAATCGCTCTTACCGATAAGCCAGATCCCCAGCCTGACGACATTACCGTCCTGGTGCTGCGGGGACTGTGA
- the miaA gene encoding tRNA (adenosine(37)-N6)-dimethylallyltransferase MiaA — MTQKKIQLLIIGGPTGSGKSDLALRLAEEIDGEIVNADSMQIYRGLDIGTAKPSPVELARVPHHLIDIVAPDQDFTASDFRREAAAAIEDIDGRGKKAIVVGGTGLYLRALLDGLVDSPTGDPELRRQFDDVPGEELLRRLAEVDPETAARLHPNDRVRLVRALEVYTQTGRPISAFRAEHGFSGDHYRALKLAITVERAELYRRIDTRVEKMLEKGLVEEVRNLLGQGYSRELKSMRSIGYKEMTAYLAGEMTLDEAVTLIKRDSRRYAKRQMTWFGKENDIYWLEYPAAFASILGHVIEFFG; from the coding sequence ATGACGCAAAAGAAGATACAGCTGCTGATAATTGGGGGACCTACGGGGTCCGGCAAGAGTGACCTCGCCTTGAGGTTGGCAGAAGAGATCGATGGAGAAATCGTCAACGCGGACTCCATGCAGATTTACCGCGGCCTCGATATCGGCACGGCCAAACCCTCGCCGGTAGAGTTGGCCCGGGTGCCGCACCACTTGATTGACATCGTGGCACCGGATCAGGACTTTACCGCTTCCGACTTCAGGCGGGAGGCCGCGGCCGCCATCGAGGACATCGACGGCCGCGGCAAAAAAGCCATCGTGGTCGGAGGAACCGGGTTGTACCTGCGCGCCCTGTTGGATGGGTTGGTCGACTCCCCGACCGGGGACCCGGAACTACGCCGCCAGTTTGACGATGTTCCCGGAGAGGAACTGCTGAGACGTCTGGCAGAGGTCGATCCTGAGACCGCGGCCAGGCTGCACCCTAACGACCGTGTGCGCCTGGTGCGGGCGCTGGAAGTCTACACCCAGACCGGTCGCCCCATCTCCGCCTTTCGGGCCGAGCATGGCTTTTCGGGCGACCACTATCGTGCTTTGAAACTTGCCATCACCGTGGAACGGGCGGAGTTGTACCGTCGCATTGACACCCGCGTAGAAAAGATGCTGGAGAAAGGGTTAGTGGAGGAGGTGCGAAACCTCCTCGGGCAAGGCTACAGTCGCGAATTGAAGTCAATGCGCTCCATCGGGTACAAGGAGATGACTGCATATCTGGCTGGTGAAATGACGCTGGATGAGGCAGTTACGCTGATCAAGCGTGACAGCCGCCGTTATGCCAAGCGACAGATGACATGGTTCGGCAAGGAAAATGATATTTATTGGCTTGAATATCCCGCAGCATTTGCTAGTATCCTTGGTCATGTGATTGAATTTTTTGGGTAA